The Campylobacter armoricus sequence TGATTTATTAGGTAAATATCATGATGAATACTCCAAGTTTTTAAACGATGCTATAAAAAAGCCAAGGAGAATGGAGAAAAAAAGATGTAAATAAAGTTTCAACACAAGAAACTACAATAATTTTAGGAAAAACTCCTAAAGAGCTTATAGATGCTGTGCAAAATTTTAAAGTTTTAAAAGCTTTAAATTTATTACAAAATGGCGCTATTAAAAGCATCGACAAAGACATTTTAAAAATATGTGATGATGCTATAAATGAGTTAATCGATAAAGTTGTAGTAGATTCTAACAAAGGTAAAAATATAGGAGATGGTATTTATATAGAATTTAGTGAATTTATTTGCATTGATTATAACAATGATGGTTATAAAGATTATAGCAAGAGCGTAAGGAAAGAACTTAAAAAAAGCAGTCTTTACGAACTAAGAAAGATTTTAGAAGATATTATAAAAGGTAAAAGCATAGAAAGTACTTTGCGCGATTGTGCTTTTTATAATAAAAAAGGTAAATTTAAACCAAAACATCCAAATCTTTGCTATATTCCATTTAATCTTTTTGAATTAAAAATATTAGTAGAGATGGAATTTATATCTTTAGGGCAAATTGATTTAAGTTACATAAAAGACCTAAATCAACTTTTTGCTAGTTATTCTATGGAAATCATTCATTTGCATACAAATAGGAAAGATTTTAGCGGGATAGAGTCTTGGGATGTGAGCCAAATCAAATACATGAATGGACTTTTTAAAGGATTAAAAGATTTTAATGCAAACTTAAGCAAGTGGAAAGTTACAAATGTAAAAGATTTTGAAGAGATGTTTTGTGATTGTGAGTCTTTTAAAAGTGATTTATCTAAATGGAAACCAAAAAAAGCTGAAAATATCAATTCTATGTTTCATGGAGCAAAATCTTTTGACTGCGATTTAAGCGAATGGAATCTACCAAGCGAATTAGTAGAACAATCAAACAATATATTTAGCGACTGCTCTTTACAAAATAATCCACCTTCATGGTATAAAGCAGTATTTGATATGGATAATCCAAGCTATGAATTATTATGTAAGCTTGTTAAGGCGCGTGATTATAAGCAGGCTAAGATTATTTTAGAAAAAATAATTCCTTTGCAAAATGAACAATACAAACATATCACTCAGCTTTGTTTTTATGTACCAAAAGGAACGATAAGCAATGCAATGCCAGATGAGGATTTTTTTAGTACTCTTGTAAAAAATGCAAAATCTCAAGGCTTTCATATTCCTATTAGTGATAAAGTGATGCATACTTGTTTGCGTTTTGATAAACTAGAATATGCTAAATTTCTTAGAACATTAGGCTATAAAGTAGTAATTACTGAAGAAAACAAATTTGGTTTATCTGTTGCATTAGAACATAAGTTGAGCACAGAAAATAAAAATATTTTAGAGTTTATCTTGGATAATCTTGATAGTAAAATCAATACTACATTTTTTGAAAATATTAGACTTAATCAAACGCCTAATAGAAGATTTTGCGATGCAGATGATGAAACACTTGATTTTTTCTTTCAAGAATTAATAAAGCGTTACCCTAAAGAGATGCTTGATGAAAAACTACTAGTTATGTTTGTGCATAGCGATCTTATTTATTTACTTTTTAAACATGGATTAAAAATAGATTTAAAAAATATACCATATGATCTAAATATAGTAGGAAGGTATTACTTAGCGCCGATTCAGAAAATGCTCGCTTATGAAGTAAAGGGAAGAGTATCAAGATTTTTACAGCTTTTAAGACATAATTTATTGCGTGCAGATTCTATTATAGAATATCATACTGGAGTAAAAGCCCCTGCGTTGCTTATTTTTTTAGATAATTTTAAGGATAGACTAGACCTTGATGGTAAAGAATACCCAATAAAAGACATTTTAATAGAATTTGCAAGTCATAATGTAGATATACAAAAGCTTGGAACTTTTTGTGATAAAGATTTTTATGAAATTTTAAAATTAAGCGAATATAAACAAGAAATATTGAAAATTTTTAAAAAATAAATATATAAATATTTAATAAACAAAAATGGTTTTTTATATATTTTAGTTATCTTAAAAATTCTATCTTAATAAATAAAATAATTAAATTTTTAACTAAAAAATATATAAAAACCTTTTTTGAGACATTTTATAAGATAACTTTGTGATTTTTAAAACGGCGTTGAAATTTATCAACTTAAATTTGCATATATAAAATCTCATATAAAATAAAATTCAAACCTATTTTTATTTAAATACTTAAGTTTTGCATTTTTGAGAAATTTCTTCAAAAGTCTCTTTAGAAATCACAAAACCTGTATGATAAAGCAAACAACTACCCACATCTAATACTTTTAAAACTAATTTTTTATTATTGGCATCTTTTGGATTATGTCTTGTATTGGCTAGATCATAAATTTCATACACCATATCTTTACTAAGTTTATTTATATCAAGCTCTATGATATTTTCTTCAAATTTCATAGGCTCTTGCATGAATTCTTCTTTGTTTTCTTTTTTTGTAAAACTTTTTCTTTTACTAAAAGATTTTAACTCATTTTCTTTTGCTTCTTCTAAGGTATAAATTTCATTTAGGCTAAAGCTTAAATCATTATCATTGTTTTTATATCTTAGTAAAAAGGCAAAAGCTTCATCTTTACTTTCTTTAAAAAGTGCTTCAACTTTTTCTACTTGAGCTTCAAAAACAATCATATCAAAAGTAGAATAAAAGTCTAAAATTACAGCCTTAGCGTATCTTTTACCGCTTTTACTCATCATTGATTTAAAATCTTCAATCTTTCCTACGACCAAAAGCTCACCCTCGCCTTTAAGCGTTTCAAAATCCATACTTTTAAAATACTCTATGCCTTCTATTTGGTTTGCAAATTTGTCTAAAGGATGACCTGATACATAAATTCCTAAAATTTCCTTTTCATAACTTAATTTTTCCATTATTTCAAATTCTATTTTATTATCATAAAGTCCCACTTTAATATCTGCAGCTATTTCTTCTTCTCCAAAAAGCGAAGCAGTAGAATTTCTTTTAACTTCAGCTATTTTTCTACTTGTTTCTGAAATAAGATCAAGATTATCCACTAAACATTTTCTAGTATAACCAAACTCATCAAAAGCACCTGATTTGGCTAAGTTTTCAATGGTTTTTTTGTTGATTTTTGTAGGATCAATTGAACTTATAAAATCATCAAAATCACTAAAACCCTCTTCCTTGCGAATAGCCATAATATTTTCAATAGCAGGAATTCCCACGCTTTTAATTGCCCCAAGCCCATAAATAATAGCTTCAGAACCATCTTCAAGCTTAGTAGCGCTAAATTCTCTTTGAGCTTTATTTATACTTGGTGGTAAGAGCTTGATGTTCATTCTTTTCATCTCTTCTATATATTTTGCGACTTTATCTATATTGCTTTCTTCACTAGTTAAAAGTGCAGCCATAAACTCACTAGGATAATAAGTCTTCAAATACGCTGTTTGAAAGGTTATAAGTGCATAAGCAGCTGAGTGGGATTTATTAAAACCATATTCAGCAAATTTTAAGATAAGTTCAAACAAATCATCAGCTTTTTTCTCATCATACCCCTGTTTTTTAGCTCCTTCTAGATATTCGGCTTTAAGATTATCTAGAATTTCTCTTTTTTTCTTACCCA is a genomic window containing:
- a CDS encoding BspA family leucine-rich repeat surface protein, giving the protein MQNFKVLKALNLLQNGAIKSIDKDILKICDDAINELIDKVVVDSNKGKNIGDGIYIEFSEFICIDYNNDGYKDYSKSVRKELKKSSLYELRKILEDIIKGKSIESTLRDCAFYNKKGKFKPKHPNLCYIPFNLFELKILVEMEFISLGQIDLSYIKDLNQLFASYSMEIIHLHTNRKDFSGIESWDVSQIKYMNGLFKGLKDFNANLSKWKVTNVKDFEEMFCDCESFKSDLSKWKPKKAENINSMFHGAKSFDCDLSEWNLPSELVEQSNNIFSDCSLQNNPPSWYKAVFDMDNPSYELLCKLVKARDYKQAKIILEKIIPLQNEQYKHITQLCFYVPKGTISNAMPDEDFFSTLVKNAKSQGFHIPISDKVMHTCLRFDKLEYAKFLRTLGYKVVITEENKFGLSVALEHKLSTENKNILEFILDNLDSKINTTFFENIRLNQTPNRRFCDADDETLDFFFQELIKRYPKEMLDEKLLVMFVHSDLIYLLFKHGLKIDLKNIPYDLNIVGRYYLAPIQKMLAYEVKGRVSRFLQLLRHNLLRADSIIEYHTGVKAPALLIFLDNFKDRLDLDGKEYPIKDILIEFASHNVDIQKLGTFCDKDFYEILKLSEYKQEILKIFKK